The Paenibacillus sp. BIC5C1 DNA segment ATGGCCGCCTTCTTTCTCCTCAACCTGAACCTCGTACGGCGCATCGAACATCGGAAGGACCCGCAGCGTTTTCCCAATCAATGCACCTTCGAGATTTTTGTCCCCCAGCGAGTTAACGTAGGATTGTTCCACAATGTTCATCTCGATCCGACCTTTGGTACCGTTAATGGCGATGCGATAGCCTTCCCACGGCTGGTATGCTACCAGTGAATAGGTCAAAATGGCTTTATTTTGATACCGGACAAGAACGCCCATCGTATCCTCAATGTTGATGCCATCTCCGAATACGCTTTGATCCCGTTGGTAGCCGTCTTCCGGCTCAGCATCCAAATACATGGCCTTGAGATGTGCATCCGAATCCAGGTGCAGGGCAAAAGGATCTTCTTGCGCAAGCGGACTGCCTGTTGCACGAGTGTAAAACTGGGTCACGCCTCGTTCCTCAGCGTTCTCTCTACCATAGAACATGAGATCGCCAAATGCGAAAACGGTCTCAGGCTGCGAACCGATCCAGAAATTGACCAGGTCGAAGTGATGCGTGGATTTGTGCACGAGCAGTCCGCCACTATTACGCTTGTCCCGGTGCCAGCGGCGGAAGTAATCTGCGCCATGGCGCGTATTAAGCAGCCATTCGAAGTGAACCGAAGTCACTTTCCCGATCGTGTCATTCTGAATCAGTTCTCGTATCTTGGTATGGTGCGGTGCATAACGGTAGTTAAAGGTGACGCGTATATTTTGTCCAGTCCGCTTGACGGCATCAAGGATATCCTGACATTTGTGCTCATCGACCGTCATGGGCTTCTCGGTCACAACATCACAGCCAAGCTCCATTGCGCGAATGATGTATTTGTGGTGGGTGCGGTCGATGCTGGTTACAATGACGAAGTCCGGCTTCTCATTCTCAATCATCTGATCGAACTGATCGGCAGTATAGGTTGGCACCTCATTGTATTTATATTTTTCTCTCAGCAGCTGATTGGCGTAATTCATGCGTGTCTGGTTAATATCGCAAAAAGCTGCAAGTTCGGATGTTTCCCTGAAATGTTGGGCTAATGCTCCATAGAAAAATTCAGCACGGCCGCCTGTTCCGACCAATACGTAGCGTTTTTTGTTACTCATGTCTATCGCCTCCTTGAATATAGCTCTAGACTATAACAAGGAAGCACTTCTTTCGCCGCTTTTTGTGCGTAATCGCTTTCAAATGCCGCTTATTTTGCTATAATTCAACTAAAGGGGGCAGCTGCATGATACGGACACTTCGAGCGGAATATAATGATCCTACCGGATATTTGAATATCGAATATGATCGCCGCATTGGATATTTCTCCATGACGGATGACCATCTGCATAACCATTATGAGCTGTACTACCTGCTATCGGGTGAGCGTATATACTTCATCAAGGATCGAACTTATCGGGTTAAAGCCGGAGACTTCGTATTCATCAACCGGAATACCGTACATAAAACGATGGAGAGTGGAAGACCGGACCATGATCGAATTGTTCTGTATATCAAGCCAGAGCTATTCACCGAATTGGCCATTTTACCTGAGTTGGCTGAGGGACTAAAGGAGCCATTCAGTTGGGATATTCCCATTCTGAGCCTTCCTTCACAGGTAAGTGAAACAGCGGACCGAATGGTCAGTGAAATGATTGATGAAATGGTCCATACCAGAGCTGGAAGCAGTCTGCTGCTGCGTCACCGTTCCGTTGAACTGCTGTTGTTCGCATACCGTAACAAACATCTGGGTACCGTGCACTCGGCCGATAGTGAGCCGGTTCTACATCCCAAGGCACAGGCAGTGGTGCGTTATCTCAACGATAACTATCAGCAGGATTTAGCTCTGCCTGAGGTTGCTGCATTATTTCGAATTAGTCCCCATTATCTCAGCCGCCTGTTCAAACAGACCACAGGTTTCACGTTCAGCGATTATCTCAATCTGCTTCGCGTGAAGGAGGCGCAGCGCTTGCTGCGTGAAAGCGAGGATTCGATAACGGAGATCGCTCTGCGTGCGGGATTCAGCAATTTTTCTCATTTCGGGAAGATGTTCAAACGGACGGTTCAGGTGTCACCGAGGACATATCGGCAGCAGTTTAGAGAAGCAGGTTCGATGAGAGTGCTGAAATAGGGTGGGTTTATTTCAAACGTTGGAGTCCCTTAATAATGATGTTTGTTTTATCACTTACCTTTTGTAGTTCTTTCAATGAAAGCTTCGCATAGGCTGGAGGGATCACGTGCCAGTACTGATGGAAAAGATCACTTCGTTCAGTATATAACCTTTGGGTTGTTCCATCGACCATATTAGTAATGAGCCCATAATATTCGAAAGCGTTCTTAATATTGTTCGGATAGATGCTCAGGTTTGTTTCATCTGTTGTTTTGTTGCTTTTGATGTATCGATCCAGCTCTTTTTTATAATGTATACTTTCCAAAATAACACTGCGGTAAGCTGAGTCGGCAGAAGACTCGATACGATGTTTGAGTTCACGATACTTATGAAAAAAGATGGATGCAATAATCAGAATGATAGTGAATAAAATCAAAATAATATGTCGTGTTTTTGTACTCATAAATACGTCCTTGTTTATGTATTTAGTATTTTCCCATTTTGAAAATGGAGTTCTACATATTAACATGTAACGACACTTAAACCTATAGGTAAATACAGGAAGGGAATTCTTGACGATTTCGCGATCCGAAGGAGAACATGTAAAAAGAACCTGAACAATCCTGCGTGCGCAGACATTGGTTCAGGTCCTTTATTATGACGTTGTAAAATTGAGTTTGAATTTCAAATCATGGACAACGCTGCTCAAACCGAAATTTGACTTGTATCCTTCTCCGGTCGCAATTTCATCTGTAACTCTTCATCCCGTGGACAGACCATCACACCATCAATGACATCGAGACGTGCGCCCTGTATAGAGGAACGACGTGCCGGTTCACTGGCATGATCGATACCTTCGATCCGGTCCGGGTGGGTGAAATAAAAGATATAGGCTTCATCATCCTGTACGACGACATCTGCATGCAAACCAATTACACCATCATCCTCACGATTCCCCGGTTGATCGAGAATCAGACTGTTCCATTCCCAATTCTCCAGGTCATCCGATTTGTAAACGGCCTGTCCTCTCCATTCGTCAACAATCATCCAATACGAATCACGGAAACGAAATACGTTAGGTCCTTCATGCGCTCGTCCTGTAATAACCGGTCCGATCACATCCCATTGATAGAGATCCGGGCTATCTGCTGCATACGTATGGGATGAATTAGCCTCATCCTTGTACCACATCCGGAATTTTCCGTTCGGCAGCGGGTAAATACACGCATCAATCACACGGTCCGAGCTAAGCTCCAGTTTGCCGTGGAATGTCCAAGATAGCAGATCCGTACTGGTGTAATGCAAAATGTGCCGATCATGGCCCGCCCAGTCATGGGGGACCCCTTGAATGTAACTGACATACATATGATACGTGCCCTCATGCCAGAAAATTTCGGGAGCCCAGAATGTATTATGTCCCCATTCATGCTCCAATCCGGTTAACGTACCGCGATATGTCCATGTCTGTCCACCGTCAGATGAAGAAGCTACGCCCAAATCCGTGCCATGCACCCAGGCGAACTTTGGCCCTCCGGCTGTGGCTCTGCGATTCGTATAGATCATCCACCAGGTTTGCTCAGAACGATTCCACACAACAACCGGATCAGCAGCTCCATCAAAGATGGGATCACGAAACAATGGTGCACTCATGATAATTCCTCCTTCCATTCAATTCCATTGATTTTGAGAGTTATTGCTTCTATCGTAAAAGAAATGATTTGAAATTACAATATAACGTTTTCAATATTTAAAGAATTATATATTTATTAATTCATTTAATCTATCTATCCATTAAATCAATCATCGTATACTGCATCCTGTATTCTAGTTTGGAGCATTGAATGCTGATCGACATTTGAAATGTAATTAATGACTTATATAGAAGAAAAATATCCGTTCAGCCTAATTTGCATCTTGCGGTTCAAGAGCAACCGGCGTATATTGAAATTTAACCAAATTAGGAATAAATTCAAAGGTAGACAGCGTGTAAGGACATTTTGTACATAAGGGGGAAGCCGATGATACAGACCAGATTGGACGAATTGGGCATTGTATTGCCCCAAGCAAGTACGCCGGCAGCAAAGTATACCAATGCAGTGATTGTAAATGGAATCATGTATGTGTCAGGTAAAGGGCCAGATACGCTAGAGCGTGGCAAACTCGGGGAGCAGTTTACGACGGAGCAGGGATATGAATTTGCCCGAAATGCTGCTATTGAAGTATTGGCTGTTGTTCAGGATGTGCTTGGTTCGCTGGATCGGGTGAAGCGGGTGGTTAAAGTGCAGGGTTTCATCAATGCCACCGCCTCGTACGAGGAACATCATAAAGTGCTAAACGGGTTCTCGGATCTGATGCTGGATGTGTTCGGAGAACAGGGTGTGCATGCCCGTTCCGTATTTGGTGCTGTATCTGTGAGGGATAATTTGCCGCTGATCATTGACTCGATATTCCAGGTGGAGGAGTAGAGTTCATGACCAATTCCGCTTCAATGAATCCGTTAATGCTGTCTTTTCCCGAAAGTTTCGATACACAACGATTGACTATTCGTGCCCCGAGGTGGGGAGATGGAGCGGCAGTGAATGAGGCAATTTGTGAAAGTGCGGAGCAATTGCGTTTGTGGCTGCCTTTTGCCGAGAACATACCTTCACTGGAGGAATCGGAAGCGAATGCCCGCAAAGCCAGGCTGCAATTTCTAGAGCGTACCGACATGATGCTTCATTTACGTGACAGATTTACGGATGATTTCGTAGGCAGCAGCGGACTGCATCGAATCGACTGGAATGCACGCTGTTTCGAGATCGGTTATTGGATCAGAACTTCGCGTGCTGGTGAGGGTCTCGTGACAGAAGCGGTCAGAGGTATTGAGCAGTTCGCAATAACCTATCTGGAGGCCAATCGACTGGAAATTCGATGTGATGCCCGCAATGTGCGAAGTGCCAAAGTGGCTGAGCGCGCTGGCTATACGCTTGAAGGTGTACTGCGCAAGATGCGGCGTGACAGTACAGGTACACTCGTGGATATGATGGTGTTCGCCAAGGTAAGAGGCGATGAGTTCGAATAGAATCGTTTGAAATAAGATAAGAAATGAATCGGAAAATGATTTGAAAGAAAGAAACGGCTCCTGGAAGAACACGTTGTGTTGTTCTCCAGGGCCGTTTTTTAGTATGCAATATTGGAGGTTGGGTGTATTGATGCTGAATGAACACCTGAATGAACGGGAGCAAATAAGAGTAATCTCCTTACCTCATTGGATTGGGAATATTGACGTATAACGGCGTTTCACCACGCTGATGGAACCGACTGAGAAGATTGGCTTTGGCCGGCAAGGTCTCGGTGGTCAACAGATCACGAATGACGTCGTTGATGTGCGAAGATTCGGTTGTCTTTTTTCGAAGCTCCTCCAACGTATTTCTCACCACCTTCCAGTATGGCTGCTCCAGTTGACCCGTATAGTATGCCAGACGCTGCACCAAATGACTTAGATGATTGACGAAGAAATAATATTTCAAACGATGACGTGATTCTTCTTCGGTATACAAGACAGGACTGTTGGCATTGACTACCTGATCGATCCAACCTTGCTGTTCCGCTAAGCCTCGATTGACACTGATGCCCTCCAGATCCCTAACCACAAAAGCGACAGGCATTCCATCTTCAAGACGCAACATGGAATTCTGTACATGAGCTTCCAGACTAATGCCTGTCTCGGCATACAGTTCCACAAGTGGAACCATGGACAACTCCAGATATTGGCGAAGCCATTCATACCAGTCTGTCTGCACCCTTACATCAAGTACACAGTCCGGCGAAGAAGATGATTGAAGACTTTCCCGAACAGCTTGGAACAACAATGGTTCAGTTTCTCCGGGAAGCACCTCCATAAGTGAGGCCACGACATAAGGCGCCCCTGTAGCAGAGCTGCAAGACTCCGGTGCTTCACGCAGGATCATGGAGAATCCCGAGATCAGCGCATCTTGAGTGGACGAAGGCATCTCCGGTACCTTCAAGCTACGATAACCTTTTTCCAGCAAAATTTGAAATTTCTCTGATGTCCAGCGATCCTGAATCTGCTGTACAATCCTGGATGCATCCAGCGTGCGCAGCAACTGCTCTTCATTGTTCTCGCGAATAAAGTTTGTAATTCGAATATGAAGAGACAGCTTATAGAAACAACTTTCCTTTGGATTCCAGACCGTGCGCACCGATGAGGTTGGGTATACGTAGGGTCCGGTAGAGCCCAGATCAATCAAAGTGCCTTGTTGTAATAAGGACTTTACAGGTTCAAGTGTCCGCAAATAGGCAGCCTGCCAAGGATGACAAGGGAGGAGAACATAATTTTTGTTGTTCAAAGGGAGGTGCTTACAAGCGGCCTCGGCCATTTCCGCAGGAACCCAGGGTGCTTCGCTGCCATAATCCGCGGTATCCAGCCAATCCTCGAACACAAGTTCAGGTGCTGCGGCAAAACAACTGAGAGGAAAGCTAACGCCATATTCTGGCGAATAGGCATGCGAATCCGAAGAACTGAAGCCCTCCAGACTTTTCGGCGTTGGATGAAATGGATGACCACATAGCAGTGCCTGTTCCAGATATCGAAAATCCAATGTTACAGGAAATGGTGTATTCTTCGCATGCTCCAGATAGGAGGTCATATGCTCCAAACTGTTGTAAACCATCTGCTCCAGCTCTGCTCGTTTCAACATTCGGTCATCAGGATGGGGTTCTACGGATGATATTTCATCGAGTAACAGTGTCGTTATTTGTTCAAAAGATACCTCTCTCCAACCATCGGGCTGTGCCTCTTCTGATTCTGCAATGTGAAACTTGTTGCTATAAACATGATGTCCAGCGGCGGAACGATGAAGCAGATGTCCATATATCCTCTGATCTGTACGCGGAAGCTCAATAACCAGCGAAATATCAGGCCGCGTGGCAATTCGAACATAAGGATCATGCTGTTCGGTTTCTCGAAGATAGGTGTTCAATATACGGCTTAGCATCTCCTGACGGGCAATTCCGCTCGGCGATACTAAAGAGGGATGAACAGTCTGCTGGAATGGATCGATAGTGACGTTATCCTTGGTCATGATTGATTATCATCCTTTCACAAATTATTGGAGGGGCAATTGTACGGGAGCTTTCGGCTCATGAACCGCTGGGCGGCGTACAGCAAGCGAAGCGACGAGCATGACTGTCCCCATGACGAGAAATACAGCTGGAATTCCCCAGATACCTCCGATTAGAACCCCAATGGATGGACCGGCAATCTGACCAGCCATTAACATGCTGTTGGTAGCTCCGATGCGCACGCCCCGATCCTGATCGGTGGAGGATTTCAGCACGTTGAGCATGACCGTCTGCAATAGGGCGCTGTAGAAGAATCCTTGCAGAAAACGTACAACCAGCAGCCAGGCCACCCCGAGTGGAAGTGTATGTGCAAGCAGGCACAAGCCGCATAACAAACCAGCCAGCCGGAGATTGCGTTCGGATAAGTACCGATCGTTTCGCTTACCCCACCACGATGCGCCAACCAATTCACCAACCGAAGACATCGCGAGCAGAACCCCGACGGTAAGCGCAGCTGCACCTGAGGAAGGGATGATTTCACGAATAAACGGAGTAAACATCGTAAACGTTGCAAAATCTGCGAGCTTGAAGATGATGCCTGCGATAACGAGTCTTCGGGCAATAGGATGTGTAATCAGCGAAACGAAGGCATGGATAATTCCACTCTTGTTCCTGTTTTTGTGGTTGCTTAACATAGTGACCGAAGGCGGGTGCTGTTCCACAGGAGATACTTGAGTATCGTTCTTGACCGTACGAGTCCGATGCGTTGTCGCCCCCCTTAATACGAGTGCAGCAAGCACAGCAAAGCTCAATGTCAACGAGGCCGTAATAAACAATAGCGGACGACTTCCCCACGTGTTTACACATATGCTCCCTAGCAGTGGTCCAACGAGCAGGCCTGCTGCCGATGCCCGCTCCAACTGTCCAAGCGCAGAACCCTGCTTTTGGTCAGGGGCATGGGTTCCCACAAACGCACTGCTCGCATCGGATATGCCACCGAAAGCCCCCTGGCAGAGACGGAACAAAAAGAATTGAAAAGGCGTCTGGGCAATGCCCATCAGAAACATGCTAAGGGCCAGTCCGACCAGCGCTCTGACAACCATCCATTTTCGACTCCAACGATCTCCGATCTTACCCCAAAAAGGGGTTAGAAGTGCGTAGGACAAAGCAGGCGCAGAGACGGACAGACCTGTCCACATCAGCACTTCTTCCGGCGTTCCCGCGTTCAGATGCTCCATGTAGTACGGTATAAAAGGGCTGATTCCAGTCAGCCCGGCACTGGAAAGAAAGCGTCCACCCCACAAAATACGGACGCTCTGTTTCCATGCCATTTGAGACATCATGTGTCCACTTCACCACCTTGATTTTGGCAATTTGAAACCAATTGCTGATCAGATTATCAAGAATGATTCTCAATGTCAATCTTATTTTTTTCAAAAACTTTCCAAAAATTTTAGTGTTGACAGGAAAAAAAAGGATATGCATAATAGGCCCTGTGTCCAATTTTGAAAATGATAATCATTATCAATAAAGCGATTTTGGACAACAATATGCCCAGAAAGCTGGTGTAAACACATGGAACAAAGTACGCTGCAA contains these protein-coding regions:
- a CDS encoding Gfo/Idh/MocA family oxidoreductase, coding for MSNKKRYVLVGTGGRAEFFYGALAQHFRETSELAAFCDINQTRMNYANQLLREKYKYNEVPTYTADQFDQMIENEKPDFVIVTSIDRTHHKYIIRAMELGCDVVTEKPMTVDEHKCQDILDAVKRTGQNIRVTFNYRYAPHHTKIRELIQNDTIGKVTSVHFEWLLNTRHGADYFRRWHRDKRNSGGLLVHKSTHHFDLVNFWIGSQPETVFAFGDLMFYGRENAEERGVTQFYTRATGSPLAQEDPFALHLDSDAHLKAMYLDAEPEDGYQRDQSVFGDGINIEDTMGVLVRYQNKAILTYSLVAYQPWEGYRIAINGTKGRIEMNIVEQSYVNSLGDKNLEGALIGKTLRVLPMFDAPYEVQVEEKEGGHGGGDPVLLNDLFGEPTEDPYHRAANQFDGARSILTGIAANRAIATGLPVRINNLVRF
- a CDS encoding AraC family transcriptional regulator yields the protein MIRTLRAEYNDPTGYLNIEYDRRIGYFSMTDDHLHNHYELYYLLSGERIYFIKDRTYRVKAGDFVFINRNTVHKTMESGRPDHDRIVLYIKPELFTELAILPELAEGLKEPFSWDIPILSLPSQVSETADRMVSEMIDEMVHTRAGSSLLLRHRSVELLLFAYRNKHLGTVHSADSEPVLHPKAQAVVRYLNDNYQQDLALPEVAALFRISPHYLSRLFKQTTGFTFSDYLNLLRVKEAQRLLRESEDSITEIALRAGFSNFSHFGKMFKRTVQVSPRTYRQQFREAGSMRVLK
- a CDS encoding glycosyl hydrolase produces the protein MSAPLFRDPIFDGAADPVVVWNRSEQTWWMIYTNRRATAGGPKFAWVHGTDLGVASSSDGGQTWTYRGTLTGLEHEWGHNTFWAPEIFWHEGTYHMYVSYIQGVPHDWAGHDRHILHYTSTDLLSWTFHGKLELSSDRVIDACIYPLPNGKFRMWYKDEANSSHTYAADSPDLYQWDVIGPVITGRAHEGPNVFRFRDSYWMIVDEWRGQAVYKSDDLENWEWNSLILDQPGNREDDGVIGLHADVVVQDDEAYIFYFTHPDRIEGIDHASEPARRSSIQGARLDVIDGVMVCPRDEELQMKLRPEKDTSQISV
- a CDS encoding RidA family protein — protein: MIQTRLDELGIVLPQASTPAAKYTNAVIVNGIMYVSGKGPDTLERGKLGEQFTTEQGYEFARNAAIEVLAVVQDVLGSLDRVKRVVKVQGFINATASYEEHHKVLNGFSDLMLDVFGEQGVHARSVFGAVSVRDNLPLIIDSIFQVEE
- a CDS encoding GNAT family N-acetyltransferase → MTNSASMNPLMLSFPESFDTQRLTIRAPRWGDGAAVNEAICESAEQLRLWLPFAENIPSLEESEANARKARLQFLERTDMMLHLRDRFTDDFVGSSGLHRIDWNARCFEIGYWIRTSRAGEGLVTEAVRGIEQFAITYLEANRLEIRCDARNVRSAKVAERAGYTLEGVLRKMRRDSTGTLVDMMVFAKVRGDEFE
- a CDS encoding IucA/IucC family protein, translated to MTKDNVTIDPFQQTVHPSLVSPSGIARQEMLSRILNTYLRETEQHDPYVRIATRPDISLVIELPRTDQRIYGHLLHRSAAGHHVYSNKFHIAESEEAQPDGWREVSFEQITTLLLDEISSVEPHPDDRMLKRAELEQMVYNSLEHMTSYLEHAKNTPFPVTLDFRYLEQALLCGHPFHPTPKSLEGFSSSDSHAYSPEYGVSFPLSCFAAAPELVFEDWLDTADYGSEAPWVPAEMAEAACKHLPLNNKNYVLLPCHPWQAAYLRTLEPVKSLLQQGTLIDLGSTGPYVYPTSSVRTVWNPKESCFYKLSLHIRITNFIRENNEEQLLRTLDASRIVQQIQDRWTSEKFQILLEKGYRSLKVPEMPSSTQDALISGFSMILREAPESCSSATGAPYVVASLMEVLPGETEPLLFQAVRESLQSSSSPDCVLDVRVQTDWYEWLRQYLELSMVPLVELYAETGISLEAHVQNSMLRLEDGMPVAFVVRDLEGISVNRGLAEQQGWIDQVVNANSPVLYTEEESRHRLKYYFFVNHLSHLVQRLAYYTGQLEQPYWKVVRNTLEELRKKTTESSHINDVIRDLLTTETLPAKANLLSRFHQRGETPLYVNIPNPMR
- a CDS encoding MFS transporter is translated as MMSQMAWKQSVRILWGGRFLSSAGLTGISPFIPYYMEHLNAGTPEEVLMWTGLSVSAPALSYALLTPFWGKIGDRWSRKWMVVRALVGLALSMFLMGIAQTPFQFFLFRLCQGAFGGISDASSAFVGTHAPDQKQGSALGQLERASAAGLLVGPLLGSICVNTWGSRPLLFITASLTLSFAVLAALVLRGATTHRTRTVKNDTQVSPVEQHPPSVTMLSNHKNRNKSGIIHAFVSLITHPIARRLVIAGIIFKLADFATFTMFTPFIREIIPSSGAAALTVGVLLAMSSVGELVGASWWGKRNDRYLSERNLRLAGLLCGLCLLAHTLPLGVAWLLVVRFLQGFFYSALLQTVMLNVLKSSTDQDRGVRIGATNSMLMAGQIAGPSIGVLIGGIWGIPAVFLVMGTVMLVASLAVRRPAVHEPKAPVQLPLQ